Proteins from one Mycobacterium sp. SMC-2 genomic window:
- a CDS encoding DUF6541 family protein, with product MGLWFGTLIALFLLIAPGAVIARISQLSWPIAVAVGPALTYGVVALAIIPFGAVGIPWNGWTALATLVVVCLVVTVLQLLLGRYRDTEAEARGISRWPALAVAAGVLLGSLLIMWAAYRGLAAHWQTIPSTWDAVWHANEVRFILDTGQASSTHMGELRNVETHQALYYPSVFHAWVAVFCQLTGAAPTTGYTLSSVAASVWLFPTSAAMLAWQLLRPRWGEWRTAGAAATTAALSASFTALPYVEFGVAAMPNLAAYGVAVPTFVLIASTLRHRDRLPLAVLAFVGVMSVHLTGGFIVLLFVAGWWLLDVVWRPVRGRVADAATLAGVATATALILLPQFISVRQQEDIIAGHSFLTYLSKKRGLFDAVFQHSRHLNDFPYQYGLMALAIAGGIVFAYQRVWWPLAVWLLLVVVEVDAGTPLGGPLGAVAGAFGEFFYKDPRRIAAAVTLLLMPMAGVALFGIVTVVVAAAKRVAGRFKPQPAPVWTAATVVLLVATTVFAARHYFYRHLVLFGDKYDSVMIDQRDLMAMAYLATLPAAHDTVIGNANTDGTAWMYAVADLHPLWTHYDYPQQMGPGPNRYIFWTGARKGDSDPRVVEAIKALNIRYIYTSSPTVRGFAVPDGLVSLDKSKSWALIYDNGGARIYEWRGNGAAPHS from the coding sequence GTGGGCCTCTGGTTCGGAACGCTGATCGCATTGTTTTTGCTGATAGCGCCGGGGGCGGTCATCGCGCGAATCAGTCAGTTGAGTTGGCCCATTGCCGTCGCGGTCGGCCCCGCGCTGACCTACGGTGTGGTAGCGCTGGCGATCATCCCGTTCGGTGCCGTCGGAATCCCCTGGAACGGCTGGACCGCGCTGGCCACGCTGGTCGTGGTGTGCCTGGTGGTGACGGTCCTGCAGCTGCTGCTCGGCCGCTACCGCGACACCGAGGCCGAAGCGCGCGGCATCAGCCGCTGGCCGGCGCTCGCCGTGGCCGCCGGGGTCCTGCTCGGGTCGCTGCTGATCATGTGGGCGGCCTACCGCGGTCTGGCCGCCCATTGGCAAACCATCCCCAGCACCTGGGACGCCGTCTGGCACGCCAACGAGGTCCGCTTCATCCTCGACACCGGGCAGGCTTCGTCCACGCACATGGGTGAGCTGCGCAACGTCGAAACGCACCAGGCGCTGTACTACCCGTCGGTGTTCCACGCGTGGGTGGCGGTGTTCTGCCAGCTCACCGGGGCGGCACCAACCACCGGCTACACGCTGAGCTCGGTGGCGGCCTCCGTCTGGCTGTTCCCGACCAGCGCGGCGATGCTGGCCTGGCAGCTGCTGCGCCCCCGCTGGGGGGAATGGCGCACCGCCGGCGCGGCCGCCACCACCGCCGCGCTGTCGGCGTCGTTCACCGCCCTCCCCTACGTCGAGTTCGGCGTCGCCGCGATGCCCAACCTGGCAGCCTACGGTGTCGCCGTCCCGACGTTCGTGCTGATCGCCTCGACGCTGCGGCACCGCGACCGCCTCCCGCTGGCGGTGCTGGCCTTCGTGGGGGTGATGTCGGTCCACCTGACCGGCGGGTTCATCGTCTTGTTGTTCGTCGCGGGCTGGTGGTTGCTGGATGTGGTGTGGCGTCCGGTGCGCGGCCGGGTCGCCGACGCCGCGACGCTCGCCGGCGTCGCGACGGCCACCGCGCTGATCCTGTTGCCGCAGTTCATCAGCGTCCGTCAACAGGAAGACATCATCGCCGGACACTCGTTCCTGACCTACCTGAGCAAGAAGCGGGGCCTGTTCGACGCGGTCTTTCAGCACTCGCGTCATCTCAACGACTTCCCGTACCAGTACGGGCTCATGGCGCTGGCGATCGCGGGCGGGATCGTCTTCGCCTACCAGAGGGTCTGGTGGCCGCTGGCGGTCTGGCTGTTGCTCGTGGTGGTCGAAGTCGACGCGGGAACGCCGCTCGGTGGGCCGCTGGGCGCGGTGGCCGGTGCGTTCGGAGAGTTCTTCTACAAGGACCCGCGCCGGATCGCGGCGGCCGTCACCCTGCTGCTGATGCCGATGGCCGGGGTCGCATTGTTCGGGATCGTCACGGTGGTGGTGGCCGCCGCCAAACGAGTCGCCGGCCGATTCAAACCCCAGCCCGCACCCGTCTGGACCGCGGCCACCGTGGTCCTGCTGGTGGCGACGACCGTATTCGCCGCCCGGCACTACTTCTATCGGCACCTGGTCCTGTTCGGCGACAAGTACGACTCCGTGATGATCGACCAACGCGACCTGATGGCCATGGCCTACCTGGCCACGCTGCCCGCCGCGCACGACACCGTGATCGGCAACGCAAACACCGACGGCACTGCATGGATGTACGCCGTCGCCGACCTGCACCCGCTGTGGACCCACTACGACTACCCGCAGCAAATGGGCCCAGGGCCCAACCGGTACATCTTCTGGACCGGCGCCCGCAAGGGTGACTCCGATCCGCGGGTGGTCGAGGCGATCAAAGCGCTGAATATCAGGTACATCTACACCAGCTCGCCGACGGTCCGGGGATTCGCCGTACCCGACGGACTAGTGTCACTGGATAAATCGAAGTCGTGGGCGCTGATCTACGACAACGGTGGAGCCAGAATCTACGAATGGCGCGGAAACGGCGCGGCGCCGCACTCTTAA
- a CDS encoding bacterial proteasome activator family protein, with protein MSTPNDDDGIEIIGGVDPRATAVTEDDSDERSLTDLVEQPAKVMRIGTMIKQLLEEVRAAPLDEASRNRLREIHATSIRELEEGLAPELREELDRLTLPFNEDAAPSDAELRIAQAQLVGWLEGLFHGIQTALFAQQMAARAQLENMRQGALPPGVGKPGGSGHGQYL; from the coding sequence TTGAGTACCCCCAACGACGACGATGGCATCGAGATCATCGGCGGCGTCGACCCGCGGGCCACGGCGGTGACGGAGGACGACTCCGACGAGCGCTCCCTGACCGATCTGGTTGAGCAGCCCGCCAAGGTGATGCGCATCGGGACGATGATCAAGCAACTCCTCGAGGAGGTGCGCGCCGCACCGCTCGACGAGGCCAGCCGCAACCGCCTGCGCGAGATCCACGCCACCAGCATCCGCGAACTGGAAGAGGGCCTGGCGCCGGAGCTGCGCGAAGAACTCGACCGCCTCACCCTGCCGTTCAACGAGGACGCGGCGCCGTCGGACGCCGAATTGCGCATCGCCCAGGCCCAATTGGTCGGCTGGCTGGAAGGGTTGTTCCACGGCATCCAGACGGCGCTGTTCGCCCAGCAGATGGCAGCCCGCGCGCAGCTGGAGAACATGCGCCAGGGCGCGCTGCCGCCGGGCGTAGGCAAGCCGGGCGGGTCCGGACACGGTCAATACCTCTAA
- a CDS encoding ABC transporter ATP-binding protein, which produces MAGPHIETHNAWVEFPIFDAKSRSLKKAFLGKAGGTIGRTSSNVVVVEALRDITMSLELGDRVGLVGHNGAGKSTLLRLLSGIYEPTRGWAKVTGRVAPIFDLGVGMDPEISGYENIIIRGLFLGQTRKQMMAKVDEIAEFTELGDYLSMPLRTYSTGMRVRLAMGVVTSIDPEILLLDEGLGAVDADFMKKAQFRLQKLVERSGILVFASHSNEFLARLCKTAMWIDHGVIRMSGGIEDVVRAYEGEDAARHVREVLAETAAEQP; this is translated from the coding sequence GTGGCGGGTCCTCACATCGAGACGCACAACGCGTGGGTGGAATTTCCCATTTTCGACGCGAAGTCGCGCTCCCTGAAGAAAGCCTTCCTGGGCAAGGCGGGCGGCACGATCGGCCGCACCAGCTCCAACGTGGTCGTCGTCGAGGCGCTGCGGGACATCACCATGTCGCTCGAGCTGGGTGACCGGGTGGGTCTGGTCGGCCACAACGGCGCCGGGAAATCGACTCTGCTGCGGCTGCTTTCCGGCATCTACGAACCCACCCGCGGCTGGGCGAAGGTCACCGGCCGGGTCGCGCCCATCTTCGATCTTGGGGTGGGGATGGACCCCGAGATCTCCGGCTACGAGAACATCATCATCCGCGGGTTGTTCCTGGGGCAGACCCGAAAGCAGATGATGGCCAAGGTGGACGAGATCGCCGAGTTCACCGAGCTGGGCGACTACCTGTCGATGCCGCTGCGCACGTACTCCACCGGGATGCGGGTGCGGCTGGCCATGGGCGTGGTCACCAGCATCGACCCCGAGATCCTGCTGCTCGACGAAGGTCTCGGCGCGGTCGACGCCGATTTCATGAAGAAGGCTCAGTTCCGGCTGCAGAAATTGGTGGAGCGGTCCGGAATCCTGGTGTTCGCCAGCCATTCCAACGAGTTCCTCGCCCGCCTGTGCAAGACGGCGATGTGGATCGACCACGGTGTGATCCGGATGTCCGGCGGCATCGAAGACGTGGTGCGCGCCTACGAGGGGGAGGACGCGGCCCGGCACGTGCGCGAGGTGCTGGCCGAAACCGCCGCCGAGCAGCCATGA
- a CDS encoding glycosyltransferase: MSDSVVAVVVTHRRPDELAKSLGTLSSQTRLPDHLIVVDNDGPGSGRVRDLVAGQPIPTTYLPSRRNLGGAGGFALGMLHALAQGADWVWLADDDGRPQDSHVLATLLACAQKHALAEVSPMVCNSDDPQRLAFPLRRGLVWRRRTSELRTDAGQDLLPGIASLFNGALFRAATLEAIGVPDLRLFIRGDEVEMHRRLVRSGLPFGTCLDAIYLHPCGSGEFRSILGGRMHTQYPDDPAKRFYTYRNRGYLLSQPGLRKLLVQEWVRFGWYFLVTRRDPKGLAEWIRLRRLGRREQFGKPGGSA; the protein is encoded by the coding sequence ATGAGCGACTCCGTCGTCGCCGTCGTCGTCACCCACCGGCGCCCCGACGAGCTGGCCAAGTCGCTGGGCACCCTGAGCAGCCAGACCCGGCTGCCCGACCACCTGATCGTGGTCGACAACGACGGCCCCGGCTCCGGCCGGGTCCGCGATCTGGTCGCCGGCCAGCCGATCCCGACCACCTACCTGCCATCCCGCCGAAACCTCGGCGGTGCAGGCGGTTTCGCGCTCGGCATGTTGCACGCGTTGGCGCAGGGGGCCGACTGGGTCTGGCTGGCGGACGACGACGGGCGGCCGCAGGACTCGCACGTGCTGGCCACCCTGCTGGCGTGCGCGCAGAAGCATGCCCTGGCCGAAGTGTCGCCGATGGTGTGCAACTCCGACGACCCGCAACGGCTGGCGTTTCCATTGCGACGCGGGCTGGTATGGCGCAGGCGCACAAGCGAATTGCGCACCGACGCGGGGCAGGACCTGCTGCCCGGGATAGCGTCGCTGTTCAACGGCGCGTTGTTCCGGGCCGCCACCCTCGAAGCGATCGGCGTCCCCGACCTACGGCTGTTCATCCGCGGCGACGAAGTGGAGATGCACCGGCGGCTGGTGCGGTCGGGCTTGCCGTTCGGCACCTGCCTGGACGCGATCTACCTGCACCCCTGCGGGTCGGGAGAATTCCGGTCCATCCTGGGCGGCCGCATGCACACCCAATACCCCGACGACCCGGCCAAGCGGTTCTACACCTACCGCAACCGCGGCTATTTGCTGTCCCAGCCCGGCCTGCGCAAGCTGCTGGTCCAGGAGTGGGTCCGGTTCGGCTGGTATTTCCTGGTGACCCGCCGCGACCCCAAGGGGCTGGCCGAGTGGATTCGGTTGCGGCGCTTGGGGCGTCGCGAACAGTTCGGCAAACCTGGAGGATCGGCATGA
- a CDS encoding ABC transporter permease, with the protein MTFLDAAAQSRTFTRARGDLVAGFRRHELWLHLGWQDIKQRYRRSVLGPFWITIATGTTAVAMGGLYSKLFHLELSVHLPYVTLGLIVWNLINAAILEGADVFVANEGLIKQLPTPLSVHVYRLVWRQMILFAHNIVIYAVIAMIYPKPWSWADLSVFPALGLIVLNCIWVSLCFGILATRYRDIGPLLFSVVQLLFFMTPIIWNDETLRQQGAGRWSRIVELNPLLHYLDIVRAPLLGAHQELRHWAVVGALTVVGWVLAAFAMRQYRARVPYWV; encoded by the coding sequence ATGACGTTTCTCGACGCCGCCGCCCAGTCGCGGACCTTCACCCGCGCCCGCGGCGATCTGGTGGCCGGCTTCCGTCGGCACGAGCTGTGGCTGCACCTGGGCTGGCAGGACATCAAGCAGCGCTACCGCCGCTCGGTGCTGGGGCCGTTCTGGATCACCATCGCCACCGGCACCACCGCCGTCGCCATGGGCGGCCTGTACTCCAAGCTGTTTCACCTCGAGCTCTCGGTGCACCTGCCGTACGTCACGCTCGGGCTGATCGTATGGAACCTCATCAACGCGGCCATCCTGGAGGGCGCCGACGTCTTCGTCGCCAACGAGGGACTGATCAAGCAATTGCCGACGCCGCTGTCGGTGCACGTCTACCGGCTGGTGTGGCGGCAGATGATCTTGTTCGCGCACAACATCGTTATCTACGCCGTCATCGCGATGATCTATCCCAAGCCATGGTCGTGGGCGGACCTGTCGGTCTTCCCGGCGCTGGGGCTGATCGTGCTTAATTGCATCTGGGTGTCGCTGTGTTTCGGCATCCTGGCGACCCGCTACCGCGACATCGGTCCGCTGTTGTTCTCGGTCGTGCAATTGCTTTTCTTCATGACGCCGATCATCTGGAACGACGAGACGTTGCGGCAGCAGGGCGCCGGGCGCTGGTCGCGCATCGTGGAGCTCAACCCGCTGCTGCACTATCTGGACATCGTGCGGGCCCCGCTGCTGGGCGCACACCAGGAGCTGCGGCACTGGGCCGTGGTGGGGGCGCTGACCGTTGTCGGCTGGGTGCTGGCGGCGTTCGCGATGCGGCAATACCGCGCCCGGGTGCCGTACTGGGTGTAG
- a CDS encoding DUF732 domain-containing protein, whose protein sequence is MNVGPGKWSTVFAALLSVAAVLPAAPAAADPTDDAFLGALADNGIVMDDPDAAIAMGHKVCARLDRNQRSSLLAMKVMKDTNLSARQAGFFIGVSVSAYCPQYKGQIGDSLDWLNPLPPLM, encoded by the coding sequence ATGAACGTCGGTCCGGGGAAGTGGTCGACGGTCTTCGCGGCCCTGCTGTCCGTCGCCGCCGTGCTTCCCGCGGCCCCGGCGGCGGCGGACCCAACCGACGACGCCTTCCTGGGAGCCCTGGCGGATAACGGCATCGTGATGGACGACCCGGACGCCGCGATCGCGATGGGCCATAAGGTCTGCGCCCGGCTCGACAGGAACCAGCGATCGAGCCTGCTGGCGATGAAGGTGATGAAAGACACCAATCTCTCGGCGCGGCAAGCCGGGTTCTTCATCGGCGTTTCCGTGTCCGCCTACTGCCCGCAATACAAGGGACAGATCGGCGATTCGTTGGACTGGCTCAATCCGCTGCCCCCGCTGATGTGA
- a CDS encoding 6-carboxytetrahydropterin synthase, with the protein MRNTICSDGVRVATMHRADAPLGRTARFHLCRLFDNLPCCHRSWANQGKRFFLHGYERAFDIEFACAETESGTDAVVDVTTLDEVETALRDQFDHTTLIAVDDPQRDLFELLADRGVIDLRIMDDTGMAGTAAWTFDTVERIVGRATGGRVWVSRIKARESRNNVVTLTAGPV; encoded by the coding sequence ATGCGCAACACCATCTGCTCGGACGGCGTCCGCGTGGCCACCATGCACCGCGCCGACGCGCCGCTGGGCCGCACCGCGAGATTCCACCTATGCAGGTTGTTCGACAATCTGCCCTGCTGCCATCGGTCGTGGGCCAATCAGGGCAAACGCTTCTTCCTGCACGGGTACGAGCGGGCCTTCGACATCGAGTTCGCCTGCGCCGAAACCGAATCAGGCACCGACGCGGTGGTCGACGTGACCACCCTCGACGAGGTCGAGACGGCGCTGCGGGACCAGTTCGACCACACCACGTTGATCGCCGTCGACGACCCGCAGCGCGACCTGTTCGAGTTGCTGGCCGACCGGGGTGTCATCGATCTGCGGATCATGGACGACACCGGGATGGCGGGCACGGCCGCCTGGACGTTCGACACCGTGGAACGGATCGTCGGCCGGGCGACCGGCGGCCGGGTCTGGGTGTCACGGATAAAGGCGCGTGAGAGCCGCAACAACGTCGTCACGCTGACGGCGGGACCCGTTTAG